AATTCTGGACTTTCTGAAACTCAAAATAATGGCAAGAGAGAAAGGGGCTATTATGACAATTATCTGTGGTTTGGTCCCAAGGGAAATAGTGGTAAGTAGATGCTCTGATTCTATTCTCTATCAAATTTCTGTTCAGATTGTTCCAGGAAacgttaaaagaattttatattttctcttacTTTTTGGGTTAGTTTAAATGAAATGATATATAGAAAAAGGTATATCTGATGTTGCTGCACTTACATGTGCTTTATTCAAATTATCAGGTACAAATAATCTCTACCCTGGCGATCTTATCCCCTTCACTCGGAAACCTCTTTTCCTGATTATTGACAGTGATAACAGCCATGCATTCAAGGCAGGTTTGTCATAACTCAGAACTTGTTTATGAGTTGGTGAGAACTTTGTTAGGTTGAGCTGTTCAGGATATTCCCAGaatctaattttactttttaatggCTTAATAATACTTTTGATTAGTTTATTACTGTGTAGTCCATGGGTTTGTCAAAATccttgaaattgaattttaactCACCAACCACAGAAAACCCTGCCTTGTTGAACTTCTACAATTTGAATATGAATGTTTAACTTTCTTCAAGGACAGAGTTAAATGGATGGAAAGAAAGGACCAAAACAAACCGACAAATGCAGCATCTTTCTGGGttatataatgattttataGTTCGTTTTAGGCGTAGGATATTTGCTTGTTGGCTTCTTCCGTAGCAAATGTGTTGGAAGTTGGaattggtaggaaattggatgCGGTCCATCTTAGGCTTGAGAATTGATTGACCCATGGTATATTCTTTGACAAGCCTTGACTGATTGTGTACATCACAAATTATTGCAGGTTTTACACGGCGCTGAAAGGGGTGAAACGGCTGCTTTATTCCTTTCACCCTTAAGACCGATTTTCAAAAATCCATCTAATGTAAATTCCAATAATGGAAGccaatttaccttttttttgaCTTGTCCTTTGTCAGCATTCTGCCAAATGATTGGTGTCTTCCCTAATGAGGCTGATACAGTAAGCATACACGAGTCATCTTTAACATTTCCGAAGTTAACTTCAATTATCGTTGGTCTAATTGTTTGGTTAACCTGTAGGATGTCTACAATGAAGCAGAGAACATAATAGATAATGCTTTCACTGAGTGGGAAATAACTCTTTGCTCATCAACTACCATGGATTTAGTATGGGCGCAGGTTATAAGTGATCCATTTTTAAGGCGGCTTATTCTAAGGTGTTTGTTCTTTACTTTTTAGCttatatagttttttcttttttcttttaatttataattggtGATTGATTGGTCTCGGGGGATGTCAACTGCTATTTGGACTTCAAGCgctattaaaattattgaatggACTTACTGTGTGATATCTTGGTATCATTTATGTACACAGATTCATATTCTGCCGATCCGTGATCTCTTTTTTCTGCCCGCCTGAGGAAAGTGAACAGTATCTGCCAATTTGTTTACCCCATCTACCCACTTCTGTTGCACCATCGTCTGAAGCCGTGCGTTCAGCTGTCGTGCAACTTGCCGTGCACTTTGACGTTGCTGACTCCTTTCACTTTACTGAAACATAAGATTGGATCTTAAAAAGTAACGACTATACTGTTAGGGTTGCATGCAGGCATTGGAAGCTAAGGATTCTCAGATCAAAAGCATATTATGAGTTGACCTTTCGGGCGACAGGGCAGAGAGTATTTATGTGGGGTCCTGGGCTGTCTGGTAAAAAAAGAAGTTGTTGGTAATGGTTGCCTCTGCTTGTTGTGTTGCGTACTTCGACCCCACCTGCTTCATtgatctctctctctctctctctctctctctctctctctctctctctctctctctctatatatatatatatatatatatatatatatatattgtatttggCGGTTTGCTCTTTACTCTGTCAAGGTTAGGTCATCATGGGTGCCTGgtgatttttcatttgtttgGCCGTGGCAagataattttgtatttgtagTGTGGCAAGATAGTTGTTAGTTTAAAGTTAGTTGTATTTGTTCATACTTCATAgctttgaaaaggaaaagaagaaaacagaaactcattgttaattttatcttttttagcAGAATTGGACGGTATTTAAACATCATCATTGATTAAGGAGGATGTATTTTAGGAAGAACGAATTCTGTCAAAATTCCAAAGTAGATTACTTATTTTAGTTCTGTTGGAGCCCCATGGCCAATCTATCATCATCCTGTATAAACGATTACCCTTAACTCTTCTTTTAGATGCAGAATTTACTGTTTCaggaaatatttttcttgtgaGGACTGAAAATCAAGAAAGCACCAAAGTGAGTCATCCACGACCCAACAGTGTATAAGAGTGTTAAAAAGTACAGGGAATGAACTGTCGTTTGATAGTTAACAAAATAGCTATTTATTGCAAATATTAGGAATACTACGGTATTGGTAACTCTAAGTTGGGttgcaaggaaaaaaaatgaaagaaagaaagaaagaaaaaaaaaaggacaaaaagatgaaagagagtgaaaatatgtttgtttatttgcGATGTAAGTgacatgaaaaaggaaaatcatcaatttgaaaaacaatgaataaattaataatctaGTCTATCGCGAACATTACTTGGTATTATTAGGAGAAATTTTTTGGTTTGAAGGCCTTTTTCTGATTAGATAATGCTCATTGCTCATTATTCTTTAgtcaaattagaaagaaaaaaaaaaaaccaaaaggaACTACGAAAGTTGGAATTGCAGAAACTCCATGCTCACTGGTACAGTCTCAGTTTCGCTGACAAATCCAATCTCTGCACGACGACACTCCCTCTTTCTGCTTGCCACGCTCTTCTCCTCCACTCGCGATGTCTACCACGCCAATCTCAAGATCACATCCCTCTCACGCGCTGGAAAAGTCGATGCTGCGCGCAAACTGTTCGACGAAATGCCCACCAAAGACGTTGTCACGTGGAACTCCATGCTCTCCGCCTACTCACAAAACGGTCTTATCCAACATTCCAAAACACTCTTTCACTCCATGCCGCTGCGAAACGTCGTTTCCTGGAACTCCATCATTGCCGCGTGCGTCCAAAACGACGACCTCGATGACGCTTTTCGCTACTTCGCCGCGGCGCCGGAGAAGAACGCTGCCTCGTACAACGCCGTGATCTCGGGACTAGCGAGGTTCGGACGCGTGAGGGACGCGCAGAGGCTCTTCGAAGAGATGCCGCATCCGAATGTCGTGTCGTATACTGCCATGGTCGATGCGTACGCCAGGGTGGACGGTGGGATTGGGCGCGCGAGGGCGCTGTTCGAAGCGATGCCTCGGAGGAACGCGGTATCGTGGACTGTGATGATCAATGGGTTGCTGGAGAATGGGTTGTATGAGGAAGCACGGGAAGTGTTTGGGAGAATGCCGCAAAAGAGTGATGTGGCGAGGACCGCTATGATTACTGGGTTTTGTAAACAAGGGAAGATGGAAGAGGCCAGAGCTTTGTTTGAAGAGATTCGATGCAGAGATCACATATCTTGGAATATAATCATAACGGGTATGCGAACCTGTAATAATCGAAACATGGTAGAATCCGCTAGTTCTTAGCTTGATGCCGAACAGTGTCTGTGATTTTAATAAGATAATCTATTATACCTTATAAGGCACATCATTAGGTGTCTTACTCCTACagaaaagtgttttattttttaattcgatgtttttttctttaatttagtaaatGGATAGAAACACAAACGAAATAAGGTAGGTTATTAGGATTCTAgtaattttgttattgatttcTTTTCTAGAATAAGATTTAAGGAAAACTTTACCCTGCAAGTGCATGTATTCTAGCATGCCTTTGGTTAGGTCTGAGTTTGAATCTATAAGGTATGGGGAAAAAACCTACTCCTTCCTGGTTAGATTAGAGataaaacttgaaaataatCTAAAAACACATTGGATCAggtaataaattttaagtataaacCAAGTCTCTGATGTAAAAAGTGTGTAAAAAAGTGTGGAAACCCCTAAATTTCAGTAAAGGCAGCTAGAtcacaatatatatttaaattaaatcaaagggGAGTGTTCCTTTCTTGCTCTAAAATTAATCTCAATTTGAAAAAGCCTTATCCATTTATAGCACATTTCTTATTAAActgtagaaaaaataaaatactaacatGTATTCCTAGAAGAAGGAGGaggtttttttcttctactctgtcattgcatattttttcttttattattccaTCTTTTCACAATCGATTCACCTTGTAGGTTATGCTCAAAATGGGAGAGGGGAAGAGGCACTGAATTTGTTTTCACATATGATGAGGACTGGTATGCGACCAGATGACGTGACTTTTGTTTCAGTTTTCATTGCCTGTGCCAGTCTTGCATCACTTGAAGAAGGAAAACAGGTGCATGTTCTTGTAATTAAGCATGGCTTTGAGTCACACTTGTCGGTGAGTAATAATCTGATTACTATGCATAGCAAATGCGGTGCCATTGTTGATTCTGAGCTAGTTTTTGGACAAATTTCCCATCCAGACCTAATTTCATGGAACACTATCATTGCTGCCTTTGCTCAGCATGGTCTCTATGACAAAGCACGCTTCTACTTTGACCAGATGGTGTCAATCGGTGTTCAACCTGATGGCATAACTTTTCTGAGTTTATTATCTGCGTGTTGTCGTGCTGGGAAAGTCGATGAGAGCATGAATCTATTCAGTTTGATGGTTCATAATTATGGCATTCCACCAAGACCTGAACACTATGCTTGCTTAGTTGATGTGATGAGTCGAGCAGGTCAGTTGCGCAGAGCTTGCAAAATAATCCATGAAATGCCATTCAAGGCAGATTCCAGCATCTGGGGTGCTGTGCTAGCGGCCTGTAGTGTTCATTTAAATGTGGAATTGGGGGAACTGGCAGCTACAAGAATTTTGAATTTGGATCCTAATAATTCTGGTGCTTATGTTATGCTGTCTAATATATATGCTGCTGCTGGCAAGTGGAAGGATGTTCATAGAATCAGGGTTCTGATGAAAGAGCAAGGAGTTAAGAAACAAAGTGCTCATAGTTGGTTGCAGATTGGAAACAAAGTCCATTATTTCGTTGGAGGAGATCCATCACACCCTAGTATTAATGATATTCATGTTGCTTTAAGGAGGATAACATCACATATGAAAGTAAAAGGTGACTCTGAAGATTTTTTATTGAGAAATTCAACTAGTAGTGGTCCATATTAAGATATAGGATTCTCTCACCATAATTTCCCAAGTTATATTGTCTATACAACATTATTTAAGAACACTCTTTGTTAGTTCCGAATTATTGCATGCTACCCAAAAGGAGTGACATTGTCATAAACAGGATCTACATAAACataacaaatgaaaaagaaatgagGAAGAAAACATCAACCATAGATCAATTAAGcccttcattttatttttttttatcttgtttgtaATATTACCCTAGTTTatacttttctctcttttgctcTTATTTTTCTTGGTTAAAAGTAATGAGATAAACTTTACAATTATTTCTCAAGCAATTTCGTAATTTGAATGTAGCAAAGTATTTATTCATCACCGTTATTATTAAACATTTCTTATTTCATTGAATGCTGAATTTCccattaaaaaaattgctttaaatattcaatagaaCATACATTTTCTCTGGTGGCAGGTGGCAAATATCATTGAATTGTGAGATAAGAATACAAATTTTCTGCAAACAGCATTTCAAAAAATTGGGGGATCTTGTCTCCTAATAAGATATCATGCTCTCTTGTTCTTTCCTCTCTCTTGATAATTAATCATttctaaaatgaaattgaaaactgcaggttgttaatgatttgagattattaaatattatccCTTCAAAATATTAGCTGACAGTGTGGCTCTGGAAGATGCTAGCAAATTTTTGTGAAACTGAAAAACGCCTTTTATTTGAGATGAAGAAGCTCTAGTTGAATAACACaaatttatagttataataAACAGATAAACTTCTGATAAcagttataaatttaaaatttacccTCTAAAAACCccattcatttaaaaaatccAAATCCAACTAATGCTACACTGGCAAAGATTAGCATTAAAATTGAGTTATTAGTCGTCATGACAAACATCACTTTCCCCTTAATGAGGTTGGACAATCTTATTACGCTTACCCAGTGTGCTGAAATTTTGCAGATTGTGTTATCACCATTCAAATGTGTTAACTTCCAAAAAAAAACGGCAATCAAATCATTCATTGCAAACTCGACAAATTTAGGTTTGTTGGATATATTTTGCAGACTAAATAGTACAATATGATCATTGCAATCAACAATGAAATGAAGACGTAAAGAACTAAAAATCATTGAGAAAGATGTCATATCATTTACACCATTATTTTTTCAGAAAGAAAGGAGATATTTAGGATAAAGCCATCTaatttctatcatttttcttttagaaaaagaaaaaaaaaaagaaaggtagGTTTTTCTTTAAGATCAACAGAATATCACCACCCCAGTTAgtataaaatgataagaaaattaaccttttttttatatctgaaaaagaaagactttgtataactcaaataaaattacataataaaagtatgtaatttttaaaaaataaatttaaatcagTTAGAACAcacaaaataagttttttaaaaaataattttttaaaacaaaatttcaatttcatatatctaaataaaaaatgcatatataaaattaaattttaaataatttttaatgaataacaTTCCTTTcactaataaatttattttgattagtattcaaataaagttattaataataattagcGAGTAACGGTGAGATATTATTATACCAATACGTTTCATCAACATGCGAGTAATTAAAATCACGTACTCATTACTTGTGATAaagatgtttattttttcttatcaatattCATTTAGTAtccattatatattttacttttaaatatttgtgcatgagtttttttttctgtcCTTATCACTTTGGTTTCACGATGGTTGAAACATGCATGAGAGAAATTATCCAATTCATGACCTAAAGTTGAAAAGGTATAGTTTTGCTTTGAATACATGGAAACATTATATTTGTAGTATTAGATTTGATGTGTTTAGAAATTACAAAAGTTCAAGACACATATATTAAACAACAACAAAGGTGAATATGAGACAAATAAGATGGatgaaatttcttaaaatatatgaatttcgATTTATATATGATCATGGAAAAGAAAAGTGTGTAACATATGCTtcaagtagaaaaaaaaaatattcaaaagttaaattttatggtTAAAGAATTAGGATTGTGGAATCCATAAATTTTATATGGTTTAAGGGCATTCTCTAATCATATTAGTTGACACATGTTAATCGTAATTAATAACTTCATTGAATATCTAGTGGAATTTTCTAAGTTAATTTAGAAGAGAACTGGCCTAACAGGTGAACCATTATAAAACACCTTGTGTGTTTTCATCTATTAATAAACGATGTAGTTTGTTAATCTCTCCCAAGTTCACTCTCTTATAACATGCTTTACGACACTTAAGACTACCATCTACACTCTAACTTGGATGCACTAAATTGGCCAAGTAAACGATCTTAATAGGACAACATTTACTAACTAGACGTAAGTAGCACACAAGTGTTATGTACATCATGATCAGATTGTAAGTTGTGAAAAAAGTTAggaaacactattcaaccccctcTCCCCTTCTTGTGTTTCCCCACACCTTCAAATACGTATGTAGATGGGCTTGAAAACCTATTAATGGAAGAGTTTTAGGATCCAATTTGGGTTTGAACTCTTAAACCAGGTAAATATGAGTAAGAAGagcaatataaataaaaaggacCAAAAAACCAAATGAGGGAGAGATTGTTAGGACTCACTTAGTCTGAAGCCCCACATCGGGTAAAAAATTGAGTAAGATGACTAATGTATAAGTTGAAAACCCCCACAAACCTATTTAGGAGGAGAGTTGTATGATTAAATGTGAGTTTGAAGTCTCGCATCAGAtgaaaatctataaaataactAGTATATAAGTACAGAGACCTCATAAACTTATAGGGTTGGATTGTGGTGATCAAATATTTGTATGAAGTCTCACATTAGTTAAAAAAAGAGTAAGATCACTAGTTGGTTAATGTTAGGACTAGGGGGATTATATGGATTCAATGTTGATACGAAGTctcaaattagttaaaaaagaataagatcACTGGTTGGTTAAGATTAGGGATTGGAGGATTGCGAAGATTCAACATCGGTATGAAGTCtcacatcatttaaaaaagaGTAAGATCACTAGTTGGTTAAAGTTATAGTTAAGGAAATTGTGGAGATTCAATGTTGATATGAAGtctcacattaattaaaaaagagtaaaatcaCTAGTTGGTTAAGATTGAGgttatgaatttgttttttaacaattatagaTTTATGTGTCTAGATATATCGTATTTAAagttaattacttaattaatcaaattttaataactataataacaaAGGAAACACAATAATATAATGACGATTATAAAAAATTTCGATGTAAAATAAATTCGAATTTACACAAAAAGAGTGAACATTACTCCTCGTACCTTATGAAGTGAAGCATGATAATGAATAGTGATgaagatttaaaagaaatagagaccacttctcttatttttcttggAAGAGAAGTCACGGTTCTTCattcctttattttaaaatttaattacattaattaagtGTATATTTTTATGAGTTCCTATAAATGTTTTGGCTCAAGATAtgttagtttaatatttttttacccCAGTTTAAGATTTACACTCTCCATTTCACCAAAATCATGTAAAGTAATTCGtagaaaatttacaaaaattactataaataatttagaatgtttttataatttaaaaatatttttttaaaactctttAAATATCAGTCCATTTCATCGTCTATATGTGTTAGTTTAGTGATTTTCCGacattatctaaatattttcaattgtgCCGTCATTGACGAAAATTGAACCTGATTCTTAACTTTTCAAAAGCGACAGAACAACTAAGATTCGTGCACTAGAGAACGGGTTCAAGTTTCATTCATCATATCTTATCACGTTTTCAACATTAATTATCACACTTGTTAACAATCGATTACAGActttagaaaatcaaatatttaaattaaatatttgtaatccttttaaaaaaaattaatgaaacatttctattttctatttcatttttttatcaatttttattaatttccttttctCCCTTACTGttatccatatttttttttatctatatttccTATAAAAACACTCCGGTAACTAAGTAATATAAACTTTGAGAAACCCATCATTCTTGTTTGAAAggaaaattacaattaatattcCATAATATACAATACATCTTGAGTAGAATTTCTAGCATTCCGTTCTATCTCTGATTTTGTTAATCG
This genomic stretch from Vigna radiata var. radiata cultivar VC1973A chromosome 7, Vradiata_ver6, whole genome shotgun sequence harbors:
- the LOC106768519 gene encoding pentatricopeptide repeat-containing protein At4g02750 yields the protein MLTGTVSVSLTNPISARRHSLFLLATLFSSTRDVYHANLKITSLSRAGKVDAARKLFDEMPTKDVVTWNSMLSAYSQNGLIQHSKTLFHSMPLRNVVSWNSIIAACVQNDDLDDAFRYFAAAPEKNAASYNAVISGLARFGRVRDAQRLFEEMPHPNVVSYTAMVDAYARVDGGIGRARALFEAMPRRNAVSWTVMINGLLENGLYEEAREVFGRMPQKSDVARTAMITGFCKQGKMEEARALFEEIRCRDHISWNIIITGYAQNGRGEEALNLFSHMMRTGMRPDDVTFVSVFIACASLASLEEGKQVHVLVIKHGFESHLSVSNNLITMHSKCGAIVDSELVFGQISHPDLISWNTIIAAFAQHGLYDKARFYFDQMVSIGVQPDGITFLSLLSACCRAGKVDESMNLFSLMVHNYGIPPRPEHYACLVDVMSRAGQLRRACKIIHEMPFKADSSIWGAVLAACSVHLNVELGELAATRILNLDPNNSGAYVMLSNIYAAAGKWKDVHRIRVLMKEQGVKKQSAHSWLQIGNKVHYFVGGDPSHPSINDIHVALRRITSHMKVKGDSEDFLLRNSTSSGPY